In Prosthecomicrobium sp. N25, one DNA window encodes the following:
- a CDS encoding CoA-acylating methylmalonate-semialdehyde dehydrogenase has protein sequence MQTIPNAIGGRKVVSKSARTTPVYDPATGEQAAVLPLSTFDEVNAAVAAAKAAAPEWGRTPPLKRIRPMFKFKELLDRHVADIARAISKEHGKTHADALGEVARGIEVVDFACGIPHLLKGEFSRNVGPDVDSWSDRQPLGVVAGITPFNFPAMVPLWMYPIAVAAGNTFVLKPSERDPSAPLLVWELFQEAGFPDGVLNIVHGDKEAVDALLDHPDVKAVSFVGSTPIAEYVYARGTARGKRVQALGGAKNHMVILPDADIDKAADALMGAGYGSAGERCMAVSVAVPVGDKTADALVEALAPRVRALKIGPASDPEAEMGPLVTLQHQRKVLGYIDKGVEEGADLVVDGRGFRLQGYENGYFVGGTLFDRVRPDMAIYREEIFGPVLSVVRAASFEEAASLIEHHEYGNGTAIFTRDGDAARAFADRIEVGMVGINVPIPVPVAYHSFGGWKRSLFGDHSIYGMEGVRFYTRLKTVTSRWPTGIRSGAEFNFPSLK, from the coding sequence ATGCAGACCATTCCGAACGCGATCGGCGGCCGCAAGGTCGTCTCCAAGTCGGCCCGGACCACCCCCGTCTACGATCCCGCCACCGGCGAGCAGGCCGCCGTCCTGCCGCTCTCGACCTTCGACGAGGTGAACGCCGCCGTCGCGGCCGCCAAGGCCGCCGCCCCCGAATGGGGCCGCACGCCGCCCCTGAAGCGGATCCGGCCGATGTTCAAGTTCAAGGAACTGCTCGACCGCCACGTGGCCGACATCGCGCGGGCCATCTCGAAGGAACACGGCAAGACCCACGCGGACGCCCTCGGCGAGGTGGCGCGCGGCATCGAGGTGGTCGACTTCGCCTGCGGCATCCCCCATCTCCTGAAGGGCGAGTTCAGCCGCAACGTCGGGCCCGACGTGGATTCCTGGTCCGACCGCCAGCCCCTCGGCGTCGTCGCCGGCATCACGCCCTTCAACTTCCCCGCCATGGTGCCGCTGTGGATGTACCCGATCGCGGTCGCGGCCGGGAACACCTTCGTGCTGAAGCCCTCCGAGCGCGATCCGTCCGCGCCGCTTCTCGTCTGGGAGTTGTTCCAGGAGGCCGGATTCCCGGACGGGGTCCTCAACATCGTGCACGGCGACAAGGAGGCGGTCGATGCCCTGCTCGACCATCCGGACGTCAAGGCGGTGAGCTTCGTCGGCTCGACTCCCATCGCCGAGTACGTCTATGCGCGCGGGACGGCCAGGGGCAAGCGCGTGCAGGCCCTCGGCGGCGCCAAGAACCACATGGTGATCCTGCCCGACGCCGACATCGACAAGGCCGCCGACGCCCTGATGGGCGCGGGCTACGGCTCGGCCGGCGAGCGCTGCATGGCGGTCTCGGTGGCGGTCCCGGTCGGCGACAAGACCGCCGACGCCCTCGTCGAGGCCCTCGCCCCGCGCGTCCGCGCCCTGAAGATCGGCCCGGCTTCCGACCCGGAGGCCGAGATGGGCCCGCTGGTCACGCTCCAGCACCAGCGCAAGGTGCTCGGCTACATCGACAAGGGAGTCGAGGAGGGTGCCGACCTGGTCGTCGACGGCCGCGGCTTCCGGCTCCAGGGCTACGAGAACGGCTACTTCGTCGGCGGCACCCTGTTCGACCGCGTCCGCCCCGACATGGCGATCTACAGGGAGGAGATCTTCGGGCCGGTGCTCTCGGTCGTCCGCGCCGCCTCCTTCGAGGAGGCCGCCAGCCTGATCGAGCACCATGAATACGGCAACGGCACCGCCATCTTCACCCGCGACGGCGACGCCGCCCGCGCCTTCGCGGACCGCATCGAGGTCGGCATGGTCGGCATCAACGTGCCGATCCCGGTGCCGGTCGCCTACCACTCCTTCGGCGGCTGGAAGCGGTCCCTCTTCGGCGACCACTCGATCTACGGCATGGAGGGCGTCCGCTTCTACACGCGGCTGAAGACGGTCACGTCCCGCTGGCCGACCGGCATCCGCTCCGGCGCCGAGTTCAATTTCCCGAGCCTGAAGTGA
- a CDS encoding flagellar basal body rod protein FlgC: MSLSAIATAVSGMNAAARRLEVSASNVANARTTGTVPDANGATTAYRPQDVRQQAVAGGGVTTTVTTRPNGVGLAYDPTSPDADARGMVGAPEVDYAGEAITQLTAKLDYEAALKVVKVADEMMKSTLDLTA; encoded by the coding sequence ATGTCCCTCAGCGCCATCGCGACCGCCGTCTCCGGCATGAATGCCGCCGCCCGCCGCCTGGAAGTCTCCGCTTCGAACGTCGCCAACGCCCGCACCACCGGTACGGTGCCGGACGCGAACGGCGCCACCACCGCCTACCGGCCACAGGACGTCCGCCAGCAGGCGGTCGCGGGCGGGGGCGTCACCACGACGGTCACGACCCGCCCGAACGGCGTCGGCCTCGCCTACGACCCGACCTCGCCGGACGCGGACGCGCGGGGGATGGTGGGCGCGCCCGAGGTCGACTACGCCGGCGAGGCGATCACGCAACTCACCGCCAAGCTCGACTACGAGGCCGCGCTCAAGGTGGTGAAGGTCGCCGATGAGATGATGAAGAGCACGCTCGACCTGACGGCGTGA
- a CDS encoding MYXO-CTERM sorting domain-containing protein, with the protein MQTANFADILWAVAVIGGPILLGLILLVSMLRRRRRGAVLRDREGSPVADPADAVNPRDIVSPDYREVR; encoded by the coding sequence ATGCAGACCGCCAACTTCGCTGACATTCTCTGGGCCGTAGCGGTGATCGGCGGGCCGATCCTGCTCGGCCTGATCCTGCTCGTCAGCATGCTGCGCCGGCGCCGCCGCGGCGCCGTGCTCCGCGACCGCGAGGGCAGCCCCGTCGCCGACCCTGCCGACGCCGTGAACCCGCGCGACATCGTCTCGCCGGACTACCGCGAGGTCCGCTGA
- a CDS encoding NADPH-dependent FMN reductase, producing the protein MTSPRILAFAGSIRTGSINAKLTALVVKELALADVPVTQISLADYPLPIYDGDLEAQSGVPENAKRLHGLMVEHQGIFIASPEYNAGVTPLLKNAIDWVSRIRTQPTPWKGRAYAIGAASGGNFGGYRGLIQLRQTLGLGLGATVIPEMTVVMRAGDAFNEAGGFREEAMSTTLRTMVTRLVEEAARHLR; encoded by the coding sequence ATGACGTCACCCCGCATCCTGGCCTTCGCCGGATCGATCCGGACCGGCTCCATCAACGCCAAGCTGACCGCCCTGGTCGTGAAGGAACTGGCGCTGGCCGACGTTCCGGTCACCCAGATCTCGCTCGCCGACTACCCGCTGCCGATCTACGACGGCGACCTGGAGGCGCAGTCCGGGGTGCCCGAGAACGCCAAGCGGCTGCATGGGCTGATGGTGGAGCACCAGGGCATCTTCATCGCCTCGCCGGAGTACAATGCGGGCGTCACACCGCTCCTCAAGAACGCCATCGACTGGGTGAGCCGGATCCGCACGCAGCCCACCCCGTGGAAGGGTCGGGCCTATGCGATCGGGGCCGCCTCGGGCGGCAACTTCGGGGGCTACCGGGGTCTGATCCAGTTGCGGCAGACCCTCGGCCTGGGGCTCGGTGCCACGGTCATCCCGGAGATGACCGTCGTGATGCGCGCCGGCGACGCCTTCAACGAGGCGGGAGGCTTCCGGGAGGAGGCGATGAGCACCACCTTGCGGACGATGGTCACCCGCCTCGTCGAGGAGGCGGCCCGCCATCTGCGTTGA
- a CDS encoding glutathione S-transferase family protein, translated as MADFKLHCFAQSGNAYKVAMMLDLTGSAWEPVFVDYFVGQTRDPAWRAEVSEMGEVPVLEHRGERLTQSGMILDALAEITGRFGGRDARERREIWRWILFDNHKFTSYFATHRWLRTFAEPKGHPEVMAFLAGRISNNLGIVERHLKDRPFLLGDRPTIADLSLAGYLFYPVEETGYDLDTTHPAIAAWADRISELPGWRAPYEAMPARAAVAA; from the coding sequence ATGGCGGACTTCAAGCTGCACTGCTTCGCGCAATCGGGTAACGCCTACAAGGTCGCCATGATGCTCGACCTGACGGGCTCCGCCTGGGAGCCGGTCTTCGTCGACTATTTCGTCGGGCAGACGCGCGATCCGGCCTGGCGCGCCGAGGTCAGCGAGATGGGCGAGGTCCCGGTGCTGGAGCATCGCGGGGAGCGGCTGACCCAGTCGGGCATGATCCTCGACGCCCTTGCGGAGATCACCGGACGCTTCGGCGGTCGGGACGCGCGGGAACGGCGCGAGATCTGGCGCTGGATCCTGTTCGACAATCACAAGTTCACGAGCTACTTCGCGACCCACAGGTGGCTTCGCACATTCGCGGAGCCGAAGGGGCACCCGGAGGTCATGGCCTTCCTGGCCGGCCGCATCAGCAACAACCTCGGGATCGTCGAGAGGCACCTGAAGGACCGGCCGTTCCTGCTCGGCGACAGGCCGACCATCGCGGACCTGTCCCTCGCCGGCTACCTGTTCTACCCCGTCGAGGAAACCGGCTACGACCTCGACACGACCCATCCGGCGATCGCGGCCTGGGCGGACCGGATCTCCGAGCTCCCCGGCTGGCGGGCGCCCTACGAGGCGATGCCGGCGCGGGCGGCGGTCGCGGCGTGA
- a CDS encoding general stress protein produces the protein MAGERAKSNRGFAAMDPAKQREIARKGGESVPHEKRSFSQNHELAAKAGRKGGQSVPDEKRSFSRSRELAAEAGRKGGQASDGGRGAKSTTGASAREIDQPSQGRH, from the coding sequence ATGGCTGGCGAGAGAGCCAAGTCCAACCGTGGCTTCGCCGCGATGGATCCGGCCAAGCAGAGAGAGATAGCCCGAAAGGGTGGCGAGAGCGTGCCTCACGAGAAGCGGAGCTTCTCGCAAAACCACGAGCTCGCCGCCAAGGCAGGGCGCAAGGGCGGCCAAAGCGTTCCCGACGAGAAGCGCAGCTTCTCCCGGAGCCGCGAACTGGCGGCCGAGGCCGGGCGCAAGGGCGGCCAGGCTTCCGACGGAGGGCGAGGCGCCAAGTCGACGACGGGGGCCTCGGCGCGCGAAATCGACCAGCCTTCGCAAGGCCGGCACTGA
- a CDS encoding DUF2934 domain-containing protein, whose product MPGTEDDTERRIREKAHQLWEAEGRPHGRHDLHWEQAREMVAIEDSYEDTLRPVPTEGGEPVEPFIAIENQGEFPDLADQGEQVAAPDLRVAAEHADDRPETPPSAAPRRPPAASKAGNPKADAAGQFAKSRAIRDNDGLTSAVPVSANGDGDATRKPRRPR is encoded by the coding sequence ATGCCAGGAACCGAGGACGACACCGAGCGCCGCATCCGGGAAAAGGCGCATCAGTTGTGGGAGGCGGAGGGCCGCCCCCACGGGCGCCACGACCTGCATTGGGAGCAGGCCCGCGAGATGGTCGCCATCGAGGACAGCTACGAGGACACGCTCCGGCCGGTGCCCACGGAGGGGGGCGAACCCGTCGAACCCTTCATCGCGATCGAGAACCAGGGCGAGTTCCCCGACCTCGCCGACCAGGGCGAGCAGGTCGCGGCTCCGGACCTGCGGGTCGCCGCCGAGCACGCGGACGACCGGCCGGAGACGCCGCCCTCGGCCGCGCCCCGGCGCCCGCCCGCCGCCTCCAAGGCCGGCAACCCGAAGGCGGACGCCGCCGGACAGTTCGCCAAGTCGCGCGCCATTCGCGACAATGACGGGCTGACGAGCGCCGTGCCGGTCTCGGCGAACGGCGACGGTGACGCCACGCGGAAGCCCCGCCGGCCCCGGTGA